TCGCGGGAAACATCAACTTCTTCCGGACGCCAGAAGAAAGAGAGTTGTTTTTCAATCAGCTTTTCAAAGATGTCATATTTTTGCTGATCGTAGCGCGCCACGTTAACCGGCTGGCCAAAGAACATCGGCTCCAGTAGCTGATTGTTTTTCGTCTGTGAAAAAGTGGTGTAAGCCATGAAAGTGTCCTGTCTTGCGAAAGAAAAGGGCGGGTTTCCCCGCCCCTTCGTTAGATCTTACATGCGCCGCTTTCGCAGCCATCGTCCTGGATGGAAGGTACCAGGTCATCCTGGGCATCTTCCGCTCCATCGCGGGTGTTTTGATAGTACAGCGTTTTCACGCCAAATTTGTACGCGGTGAGCAAGTCTTTCAGTAATTGTTGCATCGGCACTTTGCCCGACGGGAAACGGCTCGGATCGTAGTTGGTGTTCGCCGAAATCGACTGATCGATAAACTTCTGCATAATGCCGACCAGTTGCAGGTAGCCGTCATTGTTCGGCATTTCCCACAGCAGCTCGTAAGCGGTGCTCAGTTTTTCGTAGTCCGGCACCACCTGGCGCAGAATACCATCTTTCGACGCTTTGATGCTCACGTGGCCGCGCGGCGGTTCGATTCCGTTGGTGGCGTTGGAGATCTGCGATGACGTTTCAGACGGCATCAGCGCGGAGAGCGTGGAGTTACGCAGACCGTGCGTTTTGATGGATTCGCGCAGTGCTTCCCAGTCGTAATGCAGCGGCTCGTTGGTAATACCGTCGAGATCTTTCTTGTAGGTGTCGATCGGCAAAATGCCCTGCGAATAGGTGGTTTCATTGAACCACGGGCATGCACCTTGCTCTTTCGCCAGCTCGTTAGACGCTTTCAGCAGCCAGTACTGAATGGCTTCGAAGGTTTGATGCGTCAGGTTATTGGCGCTGCCGTCGGAGTAACGCTTGCCGTTCTTCGCCAGCCAGTAAGCAAAGTTGATCACGCCGATACCCAGCGTACGGCGGCCCATGGCGCCACGTTTTGCCGCCGGGATTGGGTAATCCTGGTAATCCAGCAGCGCGTCGAGAGCACGTACCGCAAGCGTTGCCAGCTCTTCCAGCTCGTCGAGGTTTTTGATGGCGCCGAGGTTGAAAGCAGACAGCGTACAGAGTGCGATTTCACCGCTGTCGTCATTAACGTCATCCAGCGGCTTGGTCGGCAGCGCGATTTCCAGGCACAGGTTGGACTGACGTACCGGTGCGACCTGCGGGTCGAACGGGCTGTGAGTGTTGCAGTGGTCGACGTTCTGGATGTAGATACGGCCCGTTGAAGCACGTTCCTGCATCATCAGTGAGAACAGCTCAACCGCTTTGATGCGCTGCTTACGGATGCTGTCGTCTTTCTCATATTGGGTGTACAGACGCTCGAACTCGTCCTGATCGGCGAAGAACGCGTCATACAAACCCGGGACGTCGGACGGGCTGAACAGGGTGATCTCTTCACCTTTCAGCAGACGGGTGTACATCAGTTTGTTGATCTGTACGCCGTAGTCCATGTGACGCACGCGGTTACCTTCCACGCCGCGGTTGTTTTTCAGTACCAGCAGGCTTTCTACTTCCAGGTGCCACATCGGGTAGAACAGGGTGGCCGCACCACCGCGTACGCCGCCCTGCGAGCAGGATTTCACCGCCGTCTGGAAATGTTTGTAGAACGGAATACAGCCAGTGTGGAACGCTTCACCACCACGGATCGGGCTGCCCAGCGCGCGGATGCGACCGGCGTTGATGCCGATACCGGCACGCTGGGAAACGTATTTCACAATCGCGCTGGAAGTGGCGTTGATGGAATCCAGGCTGTCGCCGCACTCAATCAGTACGCAGGAGCTGAACTGACGCGTCGGAGTACGCACGCCGGACATGATCGGCGTCGGCAGCGAAATTTTGAACGTGGATACCGCATCATAGAAACGCTTCACGTAGTCCAGACGCGTTTCACGTGGGTAGTTCGAGAACAGGCAGGCAGCAACCAGAATATAGAGGAACTGCGCGCTCTCGTAGATTTCGCCGGTCACGCGGTTCTGTACCAGGTATTTCCCTTCCAGCTGCTTCACGGCGGCATAGGAGAAGTTCATATCACGCCAGTGATCGATAAAACCGTCCATCTGCTTGAACTCTTCTTCCGTGTAGTCTTCCAGCAGATGATGATCGTATTTACCCAGTTCGATCATTTTTTTCACGTGGTCGTACAGCGTTGGCGGTTCAAACTGACCGTAAGCTTTTTTACGCAGGTGGAAAATCGCCAGGCGCGCGGCCAGGTACTGGTAGTCCGGCGCATCGCGGGAGATTAAATCCGCGGCGGCCTTGATGATGGTCTCATGGATGTCGGAGGTTTTGATCCCGTCGTAAAACTGAATATGTGAACGCAGTTCAACCTGAGAGATAGAGACGTTACTCAGCCCCTCTGCCGCCCAATCCAGCACTCGATGGATTTTGTCGAGATTGATGCGCTCAGTGCCACCATCACGTTTTGTCACCAGCAGACTCTGATTCATGTGATTACCTGTCCGTGAAATAAAAGTATCCCCCAATTATCCACAGTTCGTCGCTGTGACTAACTCTGTGGATAAATACTATATGTAGGGGGTTTGCGATAAGGAAAACGCTATATGGTGATTATTCTAGTAAGGATTCTTTTCAGTACAAGAGTTGATTTTGAGGTTAAATTGAGGTTGCGAAAGCGTAATAAACGCTAAGTCCTCATGCTGTAAGGCCTGGCGGGGATGTCAACATTTTGCAAAAAAAAATGAATTTTTGATCGAGTGCTGATTTCTTCATCGGGAAAGGCAAATGCGCAGCTTGATACTGCGCAACATTTATAACTTTAACTAATGACCTTAGTTGTTTTTTGCCGTTGTGTGTAACATGTAATTAACATCAACGCCCGGCCCTAAGGTAAATTTATTCAGCAGCGGATTATAATGCAGCCCGGTGATATGACGTTCCTGAAGCACCGTCTCATCGATCCAGGTTAATAATTCAGCAGGTTTAATGAATTTCTTCACGTCGTGCGTGCCTTTCGGCACCATGCGCAGCACATATTCTGCGCCGACGACAGCCATCAGCCAGGATTTGCCATTGCGGTTAATTGTCGAGAAGAAGACGTGACCGCCCGGTTTAACCAGCTGCGCACACGCTTTTACCACCGATTGCGGATCGGGGACGTGCTCCAGCATCTCCATACAGGTCACCACGTCGTACTGCTGCGCGTGTTTCGCGGCATGTTCTTCGACGGTTTCCTGAACATAATCGACCTGCACGCCGGATTCCAGCGCATGCATACGCGCGACCTGCAACGGTTCAAAGCCCATATCCAGACCGGTCACCGTTGCGCCTTCCTGCGCCATGCTTTCCGCCAGGATGCCGCCGCCGCAGCCAACATCGAGCACCTTTTTACCGAACAGACCGCCGGCATGTTCGCTAATGTAGCCCAGACGCAGCGGGTTAATACGGTGCAGGGGCTTAAACTCACCCTCTTTATCCCACCAGCGTGAAGCGACAGCTTCGAATTTGGCGATTTCAGCGTGGTCAACATTCTGAGCGGCCAGTGTTTTTTCGGCATTCATGGGCGCATTTACTCCTCTCTCAATAAGACGTGTGAGTATATCAGGCCGACGGGATGAATAAACCTTTGCGCGGGAGTTATAGATTTACCTGTCTCACAGCGGTTGTGTTATAATTTGCGACCTTTGAATCCGGGATACAGTAGAGGGATAGCGGTTAGATGAGCGACCTTGCGAGAGAAATTACACCGGTTAACATCGAGGAAGAGCTGAAAAGCTCCTATCTGGACTATGCGATGTCGGTCATTGTTGGCCGTGCGCTGCCGGATGTCCGAGATGGCCTGAAACCGGTTCACCGTCGCGTACTTTACGCCATGAACGTATTGGGCAATGACTGGAATAAAGCCTACAAAAAATCTGCCCGTGTCGTTGGTGACGTAATCGGTAAGTACCATCCCCATGGTGATTCCGCGGTGTATGACACCATTGTCCGTATGGCGCAGCCGTTCTCGCTGCGTTACATGCTGGTTGATGGTCAGGGCAACTTCGGTTCCATCGATGGCGACTCCGCGGCGGCGATGCGTTATACGGAAATTCGCCTGGCGAAGATCGCCCATGAATTGATGGCCGATCTGGAAAAAGAGACGGTTGACTACGTCGATAACTACGACGGCACCGAAAGAATCCCAGATGTAATGCCCACCAAGATCCCGAACCTGCTGGTGAACGGTTCTTCCGGGATCGCGGTCGGTATGGCAACCAACATTCCGCCACACAACCTGACGGAAGTGATCAACGGCTGCCTGGCCTATATCGACAATGAAGACATCAGCGTTGAAGGGCTGATGGAGTACATTCCGGGGCCGGATTTTCCGACTGCCGCCATCATTAACGGTCGTCGTGGGATTGAAGAAGCCTACCGCACCGGTCGTGGCAAGATCTACATTCGCGCCCGCGCAGAGGTAGAAACCGATGCGAAAAACGGCCGTGAAACCATTATCGTGCATGAAATTCCGTATCAGGTGAACAAAGCGCGCCTGATCGAGAAGATTGCCGAACTGGTGAAAGACAAACGCGTTGAAGGCATCAGCGCGCTGCGCGACGAGTCTGATAAAGACGGTATGCGCATCGTCATCGAAGTGAAACGCGATGCTGTGGGCGAAGTGGTGCTGAACAACCTCTACTCCCAGACGCAATTGCAGGTCTCCTTCGGTATCAACATGGTGGCGTTGCACCATGGTCAGCCGAAGATCATGACGCTGAAAGAGATTCTGGCCGCGTTCGTGCGTCACCGCCGTGAAGTGGTGACCCGTCGTACCATTTTCGAACTGCGTAAAGCCCGTGACCGAGCGCATATCCTTGAAGCGCTGGCCGTGGCGCTGGCGAATATCGATCCGATCATCGAACTGATCCGTCGTGCGCCGACCCCGGCCGAAGCGAAAGCGGGCCTGATCGCGCAGCCGTGGGATCTGGGCAATGTCTCCTCGATGCTGGAACGTGCGGGCGATGACGCAGCACGTCCGGAGTGGCTGGAGCCGGAGTTCGGTATCCGTGACGGTAAGTACTACCTGACCGAGCAACAGGCACAGGCGATTCTGGATCTGCGTTTGCAGAAACTGACTGGCCTTGAGCATGAAAAACTGCTCGATGAATACAAAGAGCTGCTGGAGCAGATCGCTGAACTGCTGCACATCCTCGGCAGCGCTGAGCGCCTGATGGAAGTGATTCGCGAAGAGCTTGAACTGATTCGCGAACAGTTCGGTGATGAGCGCCGTACCGAAATTACCGCGAACACCGCCGATATCAATATCGAAGACCTGATCAATCAGGAAGACGTTGTGGTTACGCTGTCGCATCAGGGCTATGTGAAGTATCAGCCGCTGACCGACTACGAAGCCCAGCGCCGTGGTGGTAAAGGTAAATCGGCTGCGCGTATTAAAGAAGAAGACTTTATCGACCGCCTACTGGTGGCCAACACCCACGATACGATCCTCTGCTTCTCCAGCCGTGGCCGTCTCTACTGGATGAAGGTTTACCAGCTGCCGGAAGCGAGCCGTGGCGCGCGTGGTCGTCCGATCGTCAACCTGTTGCCGCTGGAGCAGGACGAACGTATCACGGCGATCCTGCCGGTACGCGAATACGAAGAGGGCGTTAACGTCTTTATGGCGACCGCCAGCGGTACCGTGAAGAAAACTGCGCTTACCGAATTCAGCCGTCCGCGTTCTGCCGGGATCATTGCCGTTAACCTGAACGAAGGCGACGAACTGATTGGCGTCGATCTGACTTCCGGGAACGACGAAGTGATGTTGTTCTCTGCTGCCGGTAAAGTGGTGCGCTTTAAAGAGGGTGCGGTGCGCGCGATGGGTCGTACGGCGACCGGTGTACGCGGCATCAAGCTGGCGGAAAAAGACAGCGTGGTATCGCTGATTGTTCCGCGCGGCGAAGGCGCCATCCTGACGGTCACGCAGAACGGTTACGGTAAACGTACTGCTGAAACCGAGTACCCGACCAAATCTCGTGGTACACAGGGCGTTATCTCCATCAAGGTCACCGAGCGTAATGGCTCCGTGGTCGGCGCGGTGCAGGTCGATGATTGCGACCAGATCATGATGATCACTGATGCCGGTACGCTGGTGCGTACACGCGTGTCGGAAATCAGCGTGGTGGGCCGTAACACCCAGGGTGTGATCCTCATCCGTACCGCGGAAGATGAAAACGTTGTGGGTCTGCAACGTGTCGCCGAACCGGTGGATGACGAAGAGCTGGACTCCATCGATGGCAGTGTGGCGGAAGGCGATGACGACATCGCGCCGGAAGTTGACACTGACGACGATACGGCGGATGACGCCGACGAGTAATGCGTCACAGAGGGCCGGTTTTCCGGCCCTTTTTCATTGCCATTGCGGCATTCGCGATTTATCGCTACCTTAACGACACTCTTTTTTAACTTCCTTGTGGCGGAGTTTCCCCAGGTTGAAATACCTCGTCTCTTTTCGCAGTACCCTGAAAGTTTCCCGCTATTTATTCAGAGCGCTGGCGCTATTGCTGTGGCTGTTAATTGCCTTTTTTTCAGTGTTTTACATCGTCAATGCGTTGCACGACAAAGAGTCAGAGATTCGTCAGGAATTCAACCTCAGTTCCGATCAGGCACAGCGTTATATTCAGCGCACCTCAGATGTGATGAAAGAGCTGAAGTACATTGCCGAAAACCGTCTGACGGCGGAAAACGGCATCCTTACCTCGCGCAGTCGCGATGATAAAACCGACGTGCCGGCGTTTTTACCGCTGTTCCCCGATTCTGACTGCTCTGCAATGAGTAGTTCATGGCGTGGTTCGCTGGAGTCGCTGGCTTGGTTTATGCGCTACTGGCGTGACAATTTCTCAGCCGCCTACGATCTCAACCGCGTATTTCTGATTGGCAGTGACAATCTGTGTATGGCGGATTTCGGCCTGCGCGACCTGCCGGTCGAGCGTGACGATACCTTAAAAAGCTTGCATGAGCGGATTGTGAAATACCGCAATGCGCCGCAGGATGAGCGCAGCAATAACCTCTACTGGATGAGCCAGGGGCCGCGCCCTGGAATTGGTTACTTTTACGCGCTGACGCCGGTTTATCTTGGTAATCGTCTTCAGGCGTTGCTGGGCACCGAACAGTCAATCCGCATGGAGAATTTCTTTACGCCGGGCAGCCTGCCGATGGGCGTCACCATTCTGGATGAAAGCGGGCACTCGCTGATTTCGCTGACCGGCCAGGAGAGCGGCATTGTTGCCGATCCGCGCTGGATGCAGGAACGTTCGTGGTTCGGTTATACCTCTGGTTTCCGCGAGCTGATCCTGAAAAAGAGCTTACCGCCATCCTCATTAAGCGTGGTCTATTCCGTTCCTGTCGATATGGTACTGGAACGTATCCGCATGCTGATCCTCAATGCCGTGCTCCTGAACGTGCTGGTTGGCGTGGCGCTGTTTACCCTGGCGCGCATGTATGAGCGACGTATCTTTATTCCGGCGGAAAATGATGCGCAGCGGCTGGAAGAGCATGAGCAGTTCAACCGTAAAATCGTCGCTTCTGCGCCGGTGGGGATCTGTATTCTGCGCACCCAGGACGGGACGAATATTCTCAGTAACGAACTGGCGCATAATTACCTGAACATGCTTACGCATGAAGATCGGCAGCGGCTGACGCAGATCATCTGCGGCCAGCAGGTCAATTTTGTTGATGTGTTGACCAGCAACAACACTAATCTGCAAATCAGCTTTGTTCATTCGCGCTATCGCAATGAAAACGTGGCGATTTGTGTGCTGGTGGATGTCTCCGCGCGCGTCAAAATGGAAGAGTCGTTACAGGAAATGGCGCAGGCGGCAGAACAGGCCAGCCAGTCGAAATCGATGTTCCTGGCGACCGTCAGCCATGAACTGCGCACGCCGCTGTATGGCATTATCGGTAACCTCGATCTGCTGCAGACCAAAGAGCTGCCGAAGGGCGTTGACCGCCTGGTGACGGCGATGAATAACTCTTCCAGCCTGCTGCTGAAAATTATCAGCGATATTCTCGACTTCTCGAAAATTGAGTCTGAGCAGTTAAAAATCGAGCCGCGGGAGTTTTCCCCGCGCGAGGTGATGAGCCATATTACCGCCAACTATCTGCCGCTGGTGGTGCGTAAACAACTGGGGCTCTACTGTTTTATCGAGCCTGATGTGCCCGTGGTTCTCAACGGCGATCCAATGCGTTTGCAACAGGTGATCTCAAACCTGCTGAGCAATGCGATTAAGTTCACCGACATCGGTTGCATTGTGCTGCATGTACAGCGTGATGCGGATTATCTTAGCATACGCGTGCGCGATACCGGTGTGGGGATCCCCGGTAAAGAAGTGGTGCGGTTGTTTGATCCTTTCTTCCAGGTCGGAACCGGTGTGCAGCGTAATTTCCAGGGCACAGGCCTGGGGCTGGCGATTTGCGAGAAGCTGATTAGCATGATGGACGGCGATATCGCGGTGGATACCGAACCGGGTATGGGCAGCCAGTTCACTATTCGTATTCCGCTTTACAATGCGGTCGCGCCGGAGCGCGCTGATGTCGATGGGCTGGCGGAGACCTGCTGCTGGTTGGCGGTGCGTAACGCCTCACTATCGGCCTATTTGCAGAGCTTGCTGAACTGGAATGGCATCCATACGAAGCAGTACGACGGGCGAGAACTCGGCCTTCAGGATACGTTGATTACCGATGATGATCTGGAACATCCTTCGGGCGCGCGGGCGGTGATTGTTTTCTGCCGTCGCCATATCGGTATTCCAGTTGAACGTGCGCCGGGCGAATGGTTACACAGCGTCGCCGCGCCGCACGATTTGCTGGCGTTGCTGGGACGCATTTACCGCGTACAGGTGGTGGAACCGCAGGCGAGCGCGACGCAGGCCATAGAGGACAATGAGGTATCGCGCAACGACGATATGATGATCCTGGTGGTTGACGATCATCCGATTAACCGGCGATTACTTGCCGATCAGCTGGGATCGCTGGGCTATCAATGCAAAACAGCCAACGATGGGGTGGATGCATTGAACGTGCTAAGCAAGAACCACATTGATATTGTGCTCAGCGACGTCAACATGCCGAATATGGACGGTTATCGTCTGACGCAGCGGATTCGCCAGTTGGGCCTGACGTTGCCGGTGATTGGCGTAACGGCTAACGCGCTGGCGGAAGAGAAACAGCGCTGCCTTGAATCCGGTATGGATAGCTGCCTGTCGAAACCGGTGACGCTGGATGTGCTGAAGCAAACACTGGCCGCTTATGTCGCGCGGGTCAGAAACAGCAGGGGATAAAAAGGAACCCCGGCGAAAGCCGGGGTTGTGTGGGATTACTCTTTTTCTGTCTGGGTCAGCGTGACCGAGGAGAGGTAGTTCAGCAGGGCAATGTCGTTATCGACGCCCAGTTTCATCATCGCAGATTTCTTCTGGCTACTGATGGTCTTGATACTGCGATTCAGCTTTTTAGCGATTTCCGTTACCAGGAAACCTTCTGCAAACAGACGCAGTACTTCGCTCTCTTTCGGTGACAGGCGTTTGTCGCCATAGCCGCCAGCGCTGATTTTTTCCAGCAGGCGAGAAACGCTTTCAGGGGTAAATTTCTTACCTTTCTGCAGCGCGGCCAGTGCCTTCGGTAGGTCGGTCGGCGCGCCTTGTTTCAGTACGATACCTTCGATATCCAGATCCAGCACCGCACTCAGAATTGCCGGGTTATTGTTCATGGTAAGAACAATAATCGACAGCGCAGGGAAATGGCGTTTAATGTATTTGATCAGCGTAATACCATCGCCGTATTTATCGCCCGGCATTGACAGGTCGGTGATCAGAACATTTGCCTCGAGTTTCGGCAGATTATTAATGAGCGCTGTAGAGTCTTCAAATTCACCGACTACGTTAACCCATTCGATTTGTTCCAGTGACTTGCGAATACCGAACAGTACAATCGGATGGTCATCGGCAATAATTACGTTCATATTGTTCATGTATTAGGCTACCTTGCTACAGCAAGCTCTTGACGTAAGCGTCAATGTCGCTGATGTAATTTTCTATGCCTGGAGCATCGCTCTCACGAATTAATTGCTCCAGCGTTTCGCACAACTGCTTACCAGGTACCAGATTTAGCATAGCAAACACACCTTTCAGGCGGTGTGCTGTCTGCGCCAGCGCAGCGAAATCGCGTAACGCTGATTCAGTATACAACCTCTTAACATCATCGGGTACTGTGTCAACAAACAGTGCATAATAGCCGCTGGCATGGAGTTCCGCGTTTTCATCGCCTCCCAATGGCGATTCCGGTACATCTTCCTGCGCCAGTTGCTCTTCTATAAGCTGCAATATTGCTCCCTGCATTGCATTGCTCATATTAAAGTTAACGCGCAATTGGCCTGGGCCAATTTTCCGCACACCGGCCTCATCATCGCTTAAAAGCAAGCCTGAGGCTGTAAGATTAGACGGATTATCTGTCAAAAAGAGATCATATTCTTGACTTGAAAGACGTTCATCCGGGGAAATACAGCTTGCACCCCAATTTTCCAACTGGCGAACTACGATATTGCGGATTTCATTCGAGGTGATGTCAATCATCGCGACAACATCATCGAGCAATTTCTCTTCGCTTTCAACCTGCGGTGAGCGGGCCGCCATTCTAACATGCAAAGAGTAGCGGGTGCCCAGATCTTCCCTGGCCTTAATATTCAAATGCCCACCGAGCTTTCTGGCTAACTGATCGCACAGCCAGAAGGTGAGGGCGTTTGCTTTTCCGTACTGATCGCTCTGTGTATCGTTAAGGAACGGGAAGTGCAGATTGTCAATTTCACTGGTATTTACGCCTGTGCCAGTGTCAAGAATACGGAAGGTCAGGCGATCTTCTGCCGATTCATCCATATTCACTTCAAGGGTGATTTTACCCATTTGCGTGGTCGTCACCGCGTACTGGATCAAAAGCAGTAGGATTCGGCGTAACGCATCGCGATCGCCGTGGCGCTCCTCGTTAGCCGGCAGCGGGTTGTTGATCAACAATTGCAGGCCCTTACGCTTGATCACTGGCAGAACTTCCGGCACCACTTCATCAATCAGATCCTGAATCGAGAACACGGAAGGCGAACCTTTCCAGCTATCGCTTTCCAGCATATTGGCCAGCTGAATTTCATCCACCAGTTGTACCAGCCTGTCGGCGTGATCGGCGACGTGATTGCCCTCTTTGTTTTCAAGGGCGGCCGCTTCAGCAGCGAGAGCCTTTACCGGCTGTTTCAGCGAGTCAGCCAGATTATTCATAAAGGCGGCGCGACCCTGCTGGTTCTTCTCATACAGACGCTGCGCTTGCTTTAGCTTCTTGTTGACCAGCACTTCGCGGTCCTGGTCGCGAATAATAAAGATCTGCGTACGTGAAGCCACCTGGCTGCGGAACTGGCGGATTTCATACAGCTCATTATTTATGGTGGCCTGGATGACGCCCTGGTGTTGATCCGCCATGGCGGTGATATTTTGCAGATTCAGGTGCGGCAGCAGATGGTCGGCTATTTTGTTGCTCAACACAGTGCGGTTAGCTTCCTGATCGTGTACCAGCAAGCCAAGCGGCAGTAATGAGACAATCTCTTCGTTGAAAGCTCGTAGCACGCGCAGCTCGTTGTTTGCTCCCGGCGCCGCCAGGCTATCCGTCTTACGGCCCGGTTGCTGACGGAAGGTGGTGTAGCCAAATAGCGCCAGCGCCAGCAGCCCAATATTCAGCAACAGCGGTAAAAGAATGTTTTGCAGGGTGTCGAGCAGCAGCGTACCGAAAGGAACCTGCCACACCAGACGCAGCCCGGTGCCGTTCAATGCAGAAGCAATCTCAATACGCGAGCTATTAAAGTTGACGGTCACATTATCTGTGGTCTCTTTATCCTGCCCGCGTGTGGTATTTTGCGTGCTATCAGGGTCGAGGCGGAAGCTGTCCAGTGACATGCCCGGCGGGATCAGATCGTTAATCGGCAAGTCAAACGCAACCACCGTCGCCAGGTGACCCGGCTGGTTAAAGGTGGTGCGCAGCGTAAAATAGTGGCCATTTTGCCAGGCCAGACGGCGCAGGGAGGAAAAACTTTCGCGCTCATCGAGGGCGTTAGCCTGCTGCAACATTTCTGCGCGTCGGGAATCGACGATATTGCTGATGGTGGAATCTTTAAAACCCGAGGTCAGATCTTTTAGAGGCAACGTTGAAACCAGGATCATGCTGTTATCCTGGCCGTTCAGATAGTACATCGACCATGGAACGGTTTCTGCGCCCCACAGTGTATCGAGATACGTTGAGATGCGCTGTGTCATCTCCAGCGTGGAGCTGTCGTGCGAACCAAAAATCAGCGCTTCTGTCTTGCGGCGCGGTTTTTCGAGGTAATAGACATCCTGTTTCAGACGCGTTTCCTGTAAACCTTCGCTCGGTGTGGTCGCCGGAGCCGCAGCGATATTGTCGTAGATCTGCCAGGTAGCATACCGCCAGGTGTCGATACGCTTATGGATGGCATGCGTAACATCGACGATTTGATAGCTTTTATCTTTCAGCCAGGCGTTGACCGCGCTCTGGATCATCACCCCCATCGTTACCAGCAGGACAATAATCAATAAGAGGAAGAAACG
Above is a genomic segment from Kosakonia radicincitans DSM 16656 containing:
- the nrdA gene encoding class 1a ribonucleoside-diphosphate reductase subunit alpha, translated to MNQSLLVTKRDGGTERINLDKIHRVLDWAAEGLSNVSISQVELRSHIQFYDGIKTSDIHETIIKAAADLISRDAPDYQYLAARLAIFHLRKKAYGQFEPPTLYDHVKKMIELGKYDHHLLEDYTEEEFKQMDGFIDHWRDMNFSYAAVKQLEGKYLVQNRVTGEIYESAQFLYILVAACLFSNYPRETRLDYVKRFYDAVSTFKISLPTPIMSGVRTPTRQFSSCVLIECGDSLDSINATSSAIVKYVSQRAGIGINAGRIRALGSPIRGGEAFHTGCIPFYKHFQTAVKSCSQGGVRGGAATLFYPMWHLEVESLLVLKNNRGVEGNRVRHMDYGVQINKLMYTRLLKGEEITLFSPSDVPGLYDAFFADQDEFERLYTQYEKDDSIRKQRIKAVELFSLMMQERASTGRIYIQNVDHCNTHSPFDPQVAPVRQSNLCLEIALPTKPLDDVNDDSGEIALCTLSAFNLGAIKNLDELEELATLAVRALDALLDYQDYPIPAAKRGAMGRRTLGIGVINFAYWLAKNGKRYSDGSANNLTHQTFEAIQYWLLKASNELAKEQGACPWFNETTYSQGILPIDTYKKDLDGITNEPLHYDWEALRESIKTHGLRNSTLSALMPSETSSQISNATNGIEPPRGHVSIKASKDGILRQVVPDYEKLSTAYELLWEMPNNDGYLQLVGIMQKFIDQSISANTNYDPSRFPSGKVPMQQLLKDLLTAYKFGVKTLYYQNTRDGAEDAQDDLVPSIQDDGCESGACKI
- the ubiG gene encoding bifunctional 2-polyprenyl-6-hydroxyphenol methylase/3-demethylubiquinol 3-O-methyltransferase UbiG, with product MNAEKTLAAQNVDHAEIAKFEAVASRWWDKEGEFKPLHRINPLRLGYISEHAGGLFGKKVLDVGCGGGILAESMAQEGATVTGLDMGFEPLQVARMHALESGVQVDYVQETVEEHAAKHAQQYDVVTCMEMLEHVPDPQSVVKACAQLVKPGGHVFFSTINRNGKSWLMAVVGAEYVLRMVPKGTHDVKKFIKPAELLTWIDETVLQERHITGLHYNPLLNKFTLGPGVDVNYMLHTTAKNN
- the rcsC gene encoding two-component system sensor histidine kinase RcsC, with amino-acid sequence MKYLVSFRSTLKVSRYLFRALALLLWLLIAFFSVFYIVNALHDKESEIRQEFNLSSDQAQRYIQRTSDVMKELKYIAENRLTAENGILTSRSRDDKTDVPAFLPLFPDSDCSAMSSSWRGSLESLAWFMRYWRDNFSAAYDLNRVFLIGSDNLCMADFGLRDLPVERDDTLKSLHERIVKYRNAPQDERSNNLYWMSQGPRPGIGYFYALTPVYLGNRLQALLGTEQSIRMENFFTPGSLPMGVTILDESGHSLISLTGQESGIVADPRWMQERSWFGYTSGFRELILKKSLPPSSLSVVYSVPVDMVLERIRMLILNAVLLNVLVGVALFTLARMYERRIFIPAENDAQRLEEHEQFNRKIVASAPVGICILRTQDGTNILSNELAHNYLNMLTHEDRQRLTQIICGQQVNFVDVLTSNNTNLQISFVHSRYRNENVAICVLVDVSARVKMEESLQEMAQAAEQASQSKSMFLATVSHELRTPLYGIIGNLDLLQTKELPKGVDRLVTAMNNSSSLLLKIISDILDFSKIESEQLKIEPREFSPREVMSHITANYLPLVVRKQLGLYCFIEPDVPVVLNGDPMRLQQVISNLLSNAIKFTDIGCIVLHVQRDADYLSIRVRDTGVGIPGKEVVRLFDPFFQVGTGVQRNFQGTGLGLAICEKLISMMDGDIAVDTEPGMGSQFTIRIPLYNAVAPERADVDGLAETCCWLAVRNASLSAYLQSLLNWNGIHTKQYDGRELGLQDTLITDDDLEHPSGARAVIVFCRRHIGIPVERAPGEWLHSVAAPHDLLALLGRIYRVQVVEPQASATQAIEDNEVSRNDDMMILVVDDHPINRRLLADQLGSLGYQCKTANDGVDALNVLSKNHIDIVLSDVNMPNMDGYRLTQRIRQLGLTLPVIGVTANALAEEKQRCLESGMDSCLSKPVTLDVLKQTLAAYVARVRNSRG
- the gyrA gene encoding DNA topoisomerase (ATP-hydrolyzing) subunit A; translation: MSDLAREITPVNIEEELKSSYLDYAMSVIVGRALPDVRDGLKPVHRRVLYAMNVLGNDWNKAYKKSARVVGDVIGKYHPHGDSAVYDTIVRMAQPFSLRYMLVDGQGNFGSIDGDSAAAMRYTEIRLAKIAHELMADLEKETVDYVDNYDGTERIPDVMPTKIPNLLVNGSSGIAVGMATNIPPHNLTEVINGCLAYIDNEDISVEGLMEYIPGPDFPTAAIINGRRGIEEAYRTGRGKIYIRARAEVETDAKNGRETIIVHEIPYQVNKARLIEKIAELVKDKRVEGISALRDESDKDGMRIVIEVKRDAVGEVVLNNLYSQTQLQVSFGINMVALHHGQPKIMTLKEILAAFVRHRREVVTRRTIFELRKARDRAHILEALAVALANIDPIIELIRRAPTPAEAKAGLIAQPWDLGNVSSMLERAGDDAARPEWLEPEFGIRDGKYYLTEQQAQAILDLRLQKLTGLEHEKLLDEYKELLEQIAELLHILGSAERLMEVIREELELIREQFGDERRTEITANTADINIEDLINQEDVVVTLSHQGYVKYQPLTDYEAQRRGGKGKSAARIKEEDFIDRLLVANTHDTILCFSSRGRLYWMKVYQLPEASRGARGRPIVNLLPLEQDERITAILPVREYEEGVNVFMATASGTVKKTALTEFSRPRSAGIIAVNLNEGDELIGVDLTSGNDEVMLFSAAGKVVRFKEGAVRAMGRTATGVRGIKLAEKDSVVSLIVPRGEGAILTVTQNGYGKRTAETEYPTKSRGTQGVISIKVTERNGSVVGAVQVDDCDQIMMITDAGTLVRTRVSEISVVGRNTQGVILIRTAEDENVVGLQRVAEPVDDEELDSIDGSVAEGDDDIAPEVDTDDDTADDADE